In a single window of the Melioribacteraceae bacterium genome:
- a CDS encoding glycosyltransferase family 9 protein: MKRQKRILIARPDRIGDVVLSTGIPREIKKKWRNSFVAVLVRKYTADIFLNNPNVDEIIILDDVDDSAKSFFKKVSQIRNYKFTHSLSLLPTERLNYLLFFAGIPYRVGVSHKFYQFITWTKFVSRNKYIPLRHEADYCMDLARKIGVETTNYTPEIFLSKTESELVQSLRSKILAGKKYLVGVHITSGNSAPNMPLPEYRKLIDQLSIDPEIQVVVTDNNIPDEFINEHSHFINKSKSLRESMIGFASMDCLVSTSTGPMHIASALGIKTVSLFCPLTACSPKLWGPLGNESEIILPEEWYCKTKCPGDPKKCRFEGDGGINSEKIIERLKGFLKQT, from the coding sequence ATGAAAAGGCAAAAAAGAATTTTAATTGCTCGTCCCGATAGAATTGGTGATGTAGTATTATCGACTGGGATCCCTCGCGAGATCAAAAAGAAATGGCGCAATAGCTTTGTAGCCGTTCTTGTAAGAAAATATACCGCCGATATATTTCTTAATAATCCCAACGTTGATGAGATAATTATACTTGATGACGTGGATGATTCTGCAAAATCATTCTTCAAGAAAGTTAGCCAAATACGAAACTATAAATTCACCCACTCATTAAGTTTATTACCGACCGAGAGATTGAACTATCTTTTATTTTTTGCCGGGATACCTTACCGGGTTGGGGTGAGCCATAAATTTTATCAATTTATTACTTGGACAAAATTTGTTTCGAGAAATAAATACATTCCATTGCGTCACGAAGCTGATTATTGTATGGATCTTGCCCGTAAAATAGGGGTAGAGACTACAAATTACACTCCTGAAATATTTTTAAGTAAAACAGAAAGTGAATTAGTCCAATCATTAAGAAGTAAAATACTAGCCGGTAAAAAATATTTAGTGGGAGTTCATATAACAAGCGGTAATTCTGCTCCAAATATGCCTCTTCCTGAATACCGTAAGTTGATTGACCAACTATCAATTGATCCCGAAATACAAGTTGTAGTCACAGATAACAATATTCCCGATGAATTCATCAACGAACATTCACATTTTATCAACAAAAGCAAAAGTTTGCGTGAATCGATGATCGGTTTTGCGAGCATGGATTGTTTAGTTTCCACCAGCACAGGTCCAATGCATATTGCTTCCGCTCTTGGAATAAAAACGGTTTCATTATTTTGCCCGCTTACTGCATGCTCGCCCAAACTGTGGGGTCCCCTCGGGAATGAATCAGAGATAATTCTGCCTGAAGAGTGGTATTGTAAAACAAAATGTCCGGGAGATCCAAAAAAGTGTAGATTTGAGGGGGACGGTGGAATTAATTCAGAGAAGATTATTGAGCGGTTAAAAGGTTTTCTAAAACAAACCTAA
- a CDS encoding PBP1A family penicillin-binding protein, protein MQNVNTPNKKNAPKKKRRLSSTLLYILAGIFLVASIFFSLYISEGLPSLEELESPRSQLASNVWSVDGQLIGQFFRQNRVEASIDSIPQHVINALIATEDKNFYDHWGVDVQRFIKAMIKNVFLFKREGASTITQQLAKNLYELKRKRESSFDTVVRKIREWVTAIQIEKNYTKKEILEMYLNISWFGRGAYGIQMASKIYFDKNVNDLSVLDAGILISLLKSAVIYDPYNRYENAFRRRNLVIDNMVASEFLNEDEAARLKQEPIKVSYKRFEQGFTGTIAPHFLEYIRQQMEKISDKYGFDLYEDGLNIYTTLDSRMQKIANDAVTLHINPYQIQFDKSWSWKSNASLLNELIDRAIRSKKEYRAAQSEGEKRSIYNRFLKDQVFADSVGNVAKRIEVGFVALDVKTGEVRAMVGGKNQKFLYGLNHATQIKRQPGSSFKPIVYATAIDNGLYPAFPILNQRINHNGWSPENFDRETSGFTTLRQAIAKSLNLVSARLIVEGHAPLWKIGNIAERLGIKSKLDLVPAISLGTSEVSPLELTSAFSTIANHGIYNEPISILRIEDKDGGLIERFSSYAREAISEETAYITADMMRSVVDNGTAQSARSIYKFQRPAGGKTGTTQAYADTWFVGFTPQICAGVWVGFDDHRIKFTGALGQGARAALPIWAIFMHDVYQKLNLPVEDFALPSSGNVVPVKFCRESIFENGEPKLYSSDCKGGVVTDLANIKDIPELYNSYRDSSFKFFDRYGFRDSLSREAREIR, encoded by the coding sequence ATGCAGAATGTAAATACTCCAAATAAAAAAAATGCTCCTAAGAAAAAGAGAAGGCTTTCTTCAACTCTGCTTTACATTTTGGCTGGGATATTTCTCGTAGCTTCAATTTTCTTCTCCCTCTATATATCTGAAGGTCTCCCTTCTCTAGAAGAGCTTGAAAGCCCTCGTTCACAGCTTGCGAGCAATGTGTGGAGTGTCGACGGACAACTCATTGGACAGTTCTTCAGACAAAATAGAGTTGAGGCTAGTATTGATTCTATTCCTCAGCATGTAATTAATGCTCTGATAGCGACAGAGGATAAAAATTTTTATGACCATTGGGGTGTTGATGTTCAGCGGTTTATAAAGGCAATGATTAAAAATGTATTTCTCTTTAAAAGAGAAGGTGCTTCAACTATAACTCAGCAGTTAGCAAAAAATTTATATGAATTAAAAAGAAAACGAGAAAGCTCTTTCGATACAGTTGTTCGAAAAATTAGAGAATGGGTTACCGCAATCCAAATTGAAAAAAATTATACAAAGAAAGAAATATTGGAGATGTATTTAAACATTTCCTGGTTTGGACGGGGAGCTTATGGAATCCAAATGGCCTCGAAAATATACTTCGACAAGAATGTAAATGATCTTAGTGTACTTGATGCCGGGATATTAATTAGTCTCCTTAAATCGGCTGTTATTTATGACCCTTATAATAGGTACGAGAACGCATTCCGAAGAAGAAACCTTGTTATCGATAATATGGTTGCTTCTGAATTCTTAAATGAAGATGAAGCTGCACGGTTAAAACAAGAACCAATTAAGGTTTCGTATAAAAGATTTGAGCAGGGATTTACCGGTACAATTGCACCTCATTTTTTAGAATATATTCGTCAGCAGATGGAAAAGATTTCAGATAAGTATGGCTTCGATTTATATGAAGACGGATTAAATATTTATACTACTCTCGATAGCCGTATGCAAAAAATTGCCAATGATGCGGTAACATTGCATATAAATCCTTACCAAATTCAATTTGATAAGTCCTGGTCCTGGAAAAGTAATGCATCATTATTAAACGAATTAATTGATAGAGCCATTAGATCCAAAAAAGAATATCGAGCCGCTCAATCCGAAGGAGAAAAACGAAGTATCTATAACAGGTTTCTAAAAGACCAAGTATTTGCAGATTCGGTAGGAAATGTGGCCAAACGAATTGAAGTTGGATTTGTTGCACTCGATGTGAAAACTGGAGAAGTTCGTGCGATGGTAGGGGGTAAGAATCAGAAATTCCTCTATGGATTAAACCATGCGACACAAATTAAAAGGCAGCCCGGTTCTTCATTTAAGCCGATTGTTTATGCTACTGCAATAGATAATGGATTATACCCCGCATTCCCAATTCTAAATCAACGTATCAATCACAATGGCTGGAGCCCGGAAAATTTTGATAGAGAAACAAGCGGTTTTACTACACTTAGGCAGGCTATTGCAAAATCATTAAACCTAGTGTCGGCAAGACTGATCGTTGAAGGCCATGCTCCATTATGGAAAATAGGGAATATAGCTGAAAGATTGGGTATAAAAAGTAAATTAGATTTGGTACCTGCGATTTCATTAGGAACTAGTGAAGTTTCACCACTTGAATTAACAAGTGCATTTAGCACAATTGCTAATCACGGAATTTATAATGAACCAATTTCAATCCTGAGGATTGAAGATAAAGATGGGGGATTAATTGAACGGTTCAGTTCATATGCTAGAGAAGCAATATCGGAGGAGACGGCATATATAACTGCAGATATGATGCGCTCGGTTGTTGATAATGGAACCGCGCAGTCAGCAAGATCCATTTATAAATTTCAAAGACCAGCTGGCGGAAAGACCGGAACGACTCAAGCTTATGCCGATACATGGTTTGTCGGGTTCACTCCTCAGATATGTGCAGGAGTTTGGGTTGGTTTTGATGACCACAGAATTAAATTTACAGGCGCATTAGGCCAGGGTGCCAGAGCGGCTTTACCAATTTGGGCAATATTTATGCATGATGTTTATCAAAAATTAAATTTGCCCGTCGAAGATTTTGCCCTTCCGTCTAGCGGAAATGTAGTACCAGTAAAATTTTGCCGCGAATCAATTTTTGAAAATGGAGAACCAAAATTATATTCTTCTGACTGCAAAGGAGGAGTGGTTACAGATTTGGCCAATATCAAAGATATTCCGGAACTATATAATTCTTATAGAGATTCATCCTTTAAGTTTTTCGATCGATACGGATTTAGAGATTCGCTATCCCGTGAGGCTAGGGAAATAAGGTAA
- the uvrC gene encoding excinuclease ABC subunit UvrC, with the protein MNELLKQKLENLPNSPGIYQYKNDKGKIIYVGKAKNLRNRVKSYFHGSTDSPKTTILVSKIADIELIITANEIEALVLENNLIKQIKPHYNINLKDDKTFPYIRVTNELFPQIFPTRTIIRDGSKYFGPYTDVKNMKNSLRMISKLFKIRSCKYDITNEAIEKKKIKICLDYHIKKCEGPCEGLVSSQHYQNQVNRVIKILKGKTSELIDELKKEMSVFASNLEFEKAADLRDKIEQLSVYTSKQRIVSSDMDDRDIISAANEGKDVAATILNIRSGRLVGKKQMNLSSLENEDLSKIYASIIKFYYDEFVEIPKEIIVEIEPEETDTLIEWLNNKSGKKCSFTIPQKQSEAKSLLHMCKQNAILQLKEIQLQRMKKEGNLPYVLSALQRDLRLKKLPRVIECFDNSNLQGTDAVASMVCFIDGKPKKSLYRKFIIKTVEGPDDFASMREIIERRYKRLVEEKKDLPDLVMVDGGKGQLSSAIEILKNLGLSNIEVIGLAKRLEEVFLPYDTEAQSIPKTSSSLKLLQHLRDEAHRFAISFHRERRSKRTITTELTEINGIGGKLAEKLLTELESVEKIKSASIETLTKVVGKAKAKTIYEHYNPGTTS; encoded by the coding sequence ATGAATGAATTACTAAAACAGAAATTAGAAAACCTTCCCAATTCGCCCGGTATTTATCAATACAAAAATGATAAGGGGAAAATAATATATGTTGGGAAAGCAAAGAACTTGCGAAACCGGGTTAAAAGTTATTTTCACGGATCAACCGATTCTCCCAAGACCACGATTCTTGTTTCAAAGATCGCTGATATAGAACTAATTATTACAGCTAACGAAATTGAAGCTCTTGTTCTTGAAAATAATCTCATAAAGCAAATCAAACCTCATTACAATATTAACCTTAAAGATGACAAGACATTTCCCTACATCCGTGTTACTAATGAACTATTCCCACAAATATTTCCGACCAGAACTATAATCAGAGACGGTTCAAAATATTTTGGGCCCTACACCGATGTAAAAAACATGAAAAACTCTTTGAGAATGATTTCAAAACTGTTCAAAATTAGAAGTTGCAAATACGATATAACAAATGAAGCTATCGAAAAGAAAAAAATAAAAATCTGTTTGGATTATCATATTAAAAAATGTGAAGGACCATGCGAAGGTTTGGTTTCTTCCCAGCATTATCAAAACCAGGTAAACCGGGTAATTAAAATATTAAAGGGTAAAACCTCAGAACTGATTGATGAGTTAAAAAAAGAGATGAGTGTTTTTGCTTCCAATTTGGAATTTGAAAAGGCGGCTGACCTTCGGGATAAAATTGAGCAGTTGAGCGTTTATACTTCTAAACAAAGAATTGTAAGCTCCGATATGGATGACCGCGATATAATTAGCGCAGCTAACGAGGGGAAAGACGTTGCCGCTACAATTCTAAATATCCGCTCCGGCAGACTTGTAGGGAAAAAACAGATGAATCTTTCTTCATTGGAAAATGAGGATTTATCAAAAATTTATGCATCAATAATAAAGTTCTATTATGATGAGTTTGTTGAAATACCAAAGGAAATTATTGTTGAGATTGAGCCAGAAGAAACTGATACGCTCATTGAGTGGCTGAATAATAAATCGGGTAAAAAATGTTCATTTACTATTCCACAAAAACAGAGTGAAGCCAAATCACTACTTCATATGTGTAAGCAGAACGCGATTCTTCAATTAAAAGAGATCCAACTTCAAAGAATGAAAAAGGAGGGAAATCTTCCCTATGTTTTATCCGCACTTCAAAGAGATTTACGATTGAAAAAACTTCCCCGCGTTATTGAATGTTTTGATAATAGCAATCTGCAGGGAACAGACGCGGTAGCTAGTATGGTTTGTTTTATTGATGGCAAACCTAAAAAAAGTTTGTATAGAAAATTTATAATTAAAACCGTAGAAGGTCCTGACGATTTTGCGAGCATGAGAGAAATTATTGAGCGCAGATATAAAAGATTGGTTGAGGAGAAAAAAGATTTGCCCGATTTAGTTATGGTTGATGGAGGTAAGGGACAACTATCAAGCGCGATAGAAATATTAAAGAATTTGGGACTTTCAAATATTGAAGTAATTGGGCTAGCAAAAAGATTGGAGGAAGTCTTTTTACCCTATGACACGGAAGCTCAATCTATTCCCAAAACTTCATCAAGTTTAAAATTGCTTCAGCACCTTAGAGATGAGGCTCACCGTTTTGCAATTTCATTTCATCGTGAAAGAAGGAGTAAAAGAACAATTACAACCGAATTGACCGAGATAAATGGAATTGGCGGTAAACTTGCCGAGAAACTTTTAACAGAGTTAGAAAGTGTCGAAAAAATCAAAAGTGCTTCAATTGAAACACTAACTAAAGTAGTAGGTAAAGCAAAAGCAAAAACTATATACGAACACTATAATCCGGGAACTACTTCTTAA
- the glgC gene encoding glucose-1-phosphate adenylyltransferase, producing the protein MAYTGSSILRKTLTMVLAGGVGERLFPLTAHRTKPSVPFGGKYRIIDFALSNCLNSGLRKIYVLTQYKSDSLNRHLYEAWNIFNPELKEFIYSVPPQFKTSNNWYLGTANAIHQNYNLLEDDHFEWLLILSGDHIYKMDYLKMIQYHIEKKAHLSIASIQVPKSQANRFGVIEIDEAYRVKSFVEKPKNPPVIPDKPDHSFVNMGIYVFNVAALKEVFLKTEKEKITNLDFGKDIIPFMIKNNYDINAYRFVDENKKDEPYWVDVGTIDSYYAASMDLISVNPHFNLYDYDWPLRTQQEQYPPAKTLSHEGERVGRAINSLVSDGTIISGGLVERSIIGFNVRVNSYSYITDSIIMDNCKIGRHSRLRRVIIDKNVSVPEGSEIGFDPETDKKRFTVSDTGIVVIPKNYVFK; encoded by the coding sequence ATGGCATATACCGGCTCATCGATTTTACGTAAAACTTTAACGATGGTTTTAGCGGGAGGTGTTGGAGAAAGATTATTCCCATTAACTGCGCACAGAACAAAGCCATCAGTTCCATTTGGCGGCAAATATCGTATCATCGATTTTGCCCTCTCAAATTGCTTGAATTCCGGTTTGAGAAAAATTTATGTGTTAACTCAATACAAATCAGATTCTCTAAATCGGCACCTTTACGAGGCATGGAATATTTTTAATCCGGAGTTGAAGGAATTTATCTACTCTGTTCCACCGCAATTTAAGACCAGTAACAATTGGTATTTGGGCACAGCGAACGCAATTCATCAAAATTATAATTTGCTCGAGGATGATCATTTTGAATGGCTATTAATTTTATCTGGTGACCATATTTATAAGATGGATTACCTTAAAATGATTCAATACCATATCGAGAAAAAAGCTCATCTATCTATTGCCAGTATTCAAGTTCCAAAATCGCAGGCAAATAGGTTTGGTGTTATAGAAATTGATGAAGCTTATAGAGTAAAATCATTCGTAGAAAAACCTAAGAATCCCCCGGTTATACCTGATAAGCCCGATCATTCATTTGTGAATATGGGAATTTATGTTTTTAATGTTGCCGCTTTAAAGGAAGTTTTCCTAAAAACAGAAAAGGAAAAAATAACGAACCTGGATTTTGGCAAAGATATTATACCATTTATGATTAAGAATAATTATGATATAAACGCTTACCGGTTTGTTGATGAAAATAAAAAGGATGAACCCTACTGGGTTGACGTAGGAACAATCGACAGCTACTACGCAGCAAGTATGGATTTAATTAGTGTGAATCCTCACTTCAATTTATATGATTATGATTGGCCACTCAGAACTCAGCAGGAGCAATATCCTCCGGCTAAAACACTTTCACACGAAGGTGAAAGAGTTGGTCGAGCTATTAACTCCCTTGTTTCTGATGGCACTATTATCTCCGGCGGATTAGTTGAACGTTCCATTATTGGTTTTAATGTTCGCGTTAACAGTTACAGTTACATTACAGATTCGATAATTATGGATAATTGCAAAATTGGAAGACACTCACGCTTACGCCGAGTAATTATTGATAAAAATGTTTCCGTTCCAGAAGGTTCAGAAATAGGATTTGATCCTGAGACAGATAAAAAGAGATTCACTGTTTCCGATACCGGCATTGTGGTTATTCCAAAGAATTACGTCTTTAAATAA
- a CDS encoding UDP-2,3-diacylglucosamine diphosphatase, which translates to MEKVYVFISDLHLGLLDEDTERQREKKVVDFLKEAKKVSDELFIIGDLFDYWFEYKRVMQKGFIRTLAALADYADEGNQIHYFIGNHDFMHRDFFEKEIGAKLYHDPIDIVLNDKRFFIGHGDGLVKNDYGYIFLKSILRNKFFQKLYSFVHPNLGIRIASSSSKTSRKYTAKKNYGTIDGLLETAKEKIDEGFDYVLLGHSHSRENLNYKNGTYINLGTWLDKPCYGKFVETFEIIEWN; encoded by the coding sequence TTGGAGAAGGTTTATGTCTTTATCTCAGACTTACATCTCGGACTACTGGATGAAGATACTGAGAGACAGAGAGAAAAAAAAGTTGTAGATTTCCTAAAAGAAGCCAAAAAAGTATCCGATGAACTTTTTATTATTGGCGATCTTTTTGATTATTGGTTCGAGTATAAAAGAGTTATGCAAAAAGGATTTATTAGAACCTTAGCCGCTTTAGCTGATTATGCCGATGAAGGAAATCAAATTCATTATTTCATTGGTAATCATGATTTTATGCACCGCGATTTTTTTGAGAAAGAAATTGGAGCTAAACTTTACCATGATCCCATTGATATTGTTCTAAATGATAAAAGGTTTTTTATTGGGCACGGCGATGGGCTGGTAAAAAATGACTACGGCTATATTTTCTTGAAATCAATACTAAGGAATAAATTCTTCCAAAAATTGTATTCCTTTGTTCATCCTAACCTGGGTATTAGAATAGCAAGTTCATCAAGTAAAACCAGTAGAAAATATACGGCGAAAAAGAACTATGGCACTATTGATGGACTTTTAGAAACAGCGAAAGAAAAGATTGATGAAGGATTTGATTATGTTCTCTTGGGACACTCCCATTCTAGAGAGAATTTAAATTACAAAAATGGAACCTATATTAACTTGGGAACATGGCTTGATAAACCCTGCTATGGTAAATTTGTTGAAACTTTTGAGATAATTGAATGGAATTAA
- a CDS encoding M1 family metallopeptidase yields MINRTKVFFLILLLFAFSVIMTVYLYNRFSIFLEEDYISNSLSAVEIYDDIETENLEKYNPKYQRDLDVLLYKINLELFPDEKEISGDVTIRAKVLDKSINKIVLNLYDNMNIREIKVNKFNVNYIQRERTLEISPNFSLEDTIDVRVIYSGSPQKKGFGSFNFDTASGKPFIYTLNEPVYASTWFPCVDLPDDKALAEINVKADSTLTTVSNGKLINVKKEGNKTIYEWKTVYPISTYLITFITGNLKSFGEKYYSSAGDSLQLSYFALPNNLDNAKKDFADHKKYLKVFEELFGPYPFLKEKYGVAEILWKYGAMENQTITSIGSNFISGRKFFSDMLIHELAHHWWGNSVGPKTWKDIWLNEGFATYSEALYWEKESGISALVSTMRSKKGDFNSGTLYNPQISLFSSTIYNKGAWVLHMLRREMGSEMFFEFLKEYYKTFAYKNADTYDLKKMTEKISGKKLDYFFDQWVFKGEGIIDIEFSWRVEKTGKSFSSQLFIDQLQNGYDIYKFPVDIKFIFEDGTESLEQVRVDSRKSSFIFGLNKKPVEVILDPDMWLLAKINISN; encoded by the coding sequence ATGATAAACCGAACAAAAGTATTTTTTTTAATCTTGTTATTATTTGCATTTTCTGTGATAATGACAGTTTATCTCTATAATCGTTTTTCCATTTTTCTTGAGGAAGACTATATCTCGAATTCTCTTTCGGCTGTTGAAATTTATGATGACATCGAAACAGAAAATCTCGAGAAATATAACCCGAAATATCAAAGAGATTTAGATGTACTCCTTTATAAAATAAATTTAGAACTTTTTCCTGATGAGAAAGAAATATCTGGTGATGTTACTATCCGCGCCAAAGTGCTTGATAAGTCGATAAATAAAATAGTGCTTAATTTATACGACAATATGAACATTCGGGAAATAAAAGTAAATAAATTCAATGTTAATTATATTCAGAGAGAAAGAACTTTAGAAATATCACCCAACTTTAGTTTAGAAGATACAATTGATGTACGAGTAATCTACAGCGGTTCTCCCCAAAAAAAAGGTTTTGGTTCTTTTAACTTTGATACAGCATCAGGTAAACCATTCATATACACGCTTAATGAGCCGGTTTATGCCTCTACCTGGTTCCCATGTGTTGATCTGCCCGATGATAAAGCATTAGCAGAAATTAATGTAAAAGCTGATTCAACTCTCACAACTGTGTCAAATGGTAAATTAATTAATGTTAAAAAAGAGGGGAACAAAACAATTTACGAATGGAAAACGGTATATCCGATTTCAACTTATCTAATTACTTTTATTACGGGCAACCTTAAATCGTTTGGTGAAAAATACTATTCATCGGCCGGAGATTCACTTCAACTATCATATTTTGCTTTACCAAATAACCTCGATAATGCTAAAAAGGATTTCGCCGATCATAAAAAATATTTAAAGGTGTTTGAAGAATTATTCGGTCCATATCCTTTTCTAAAGGAAAAGTATGGAGTAGCGGAGATTTTATGGAAATATGGAGCTATGGAAAATCAAACAATTACCAGTATTGGATCAAATTTTATTTCCGGAAGAAAATTTTTCTCCGATATGCTCATACATGAATTGGCTCATCACTGGTGGGGAAACTCGGTTGGACCAAAAACCTGGAAAGATATCTGGCTTAATGAAGGATTCGCTACCTATTCCGAAGCACTTTACTGGGAAAAGGAGAGTGGAATTAGCGCTTTAGTCTCAACTATGAGAAGTAAAAAAGGGGATTTCAATTCCGGCACACTTTACAATCCTCAAATCTCTCTTTTTAGTAGCACAATTTATAACAAGGGGGCTTGGGTTCTTCACATGCTTAGAAGGGAAATGGGATCGGAAATGTTTTTTGAATTCCTTAAGGAATACTATAAGACTTTTGCATATAAAAATGCCGATACTTACGACCTAAAGAAAATGACCGAGAAAATCTCCGGAAAAAAACTCGATTACTTTTTCGATCAGTGGGTTTTTAAAGGGGAAGGTATTATTGATATTGAATTTAGCTGGCGAGTGGAAAAGACTGGCAAAAGTTTTTCTTCACAATTATTTATTGATCAATTACAAAATGGCTACGATATTTATAAATTTCCGGTTGATATTAAATTTATTTTTGAAGATGGGACTGAATCTTTAGAACAAGTAAGAGTAGATTCAAGAAAAAGTAGTTTTATATTTGGTTTGAATAAAAAACCGGTTGAAGTAATTTTAGATCCTGATATGTGGCTGCTGGCCAAAATAAATATTTCGAATTAA
- a CDS encoding sialate O-acetylesterase, with product MLLASFLMFDQSNAQISLPKLISDGMVLQRDVKLTIWGWASSGEKVEIDFLNKKYSSVTDKNGNWSITIPKLKSGGPFDMVIKGKNEIVIKNILIGDVWVCGGQSNMQTNMERIRDLYESEVSSASNEKIRQFIVPQKYDFNQPRKDISGGNWISVSPSTIQNFSGVAYFFAKKLFERYGVPIGLINTAIGGTPAEAWVSEETLKNFPTHLEILNEFKNEKFVNEIISNNEKISREWISNLNKIDLGYASQRDDSLDFFENINNWGEINIPGFWDEQGVGKINGSVWFIKSFAVPKSMLGKELKLYLGRIVDSDSTFINSKFVGSVSYQYPPRKYKIPAGLLHEENNEIVVRVVNNIGRGGFIKDKPYYITDGEQKLDLSGEWKYKVGAIVNPHPPTITVHYKPTGLYNGMVAPLFNYSIKGVIWYQGESNTGKAIEYQSLMPALINDWRKNWKNKNLPFLYVQLPNFMETNSEPVESQWAELRDAQLKTLSVPNTGMAVAIDLGEWNDIHPFNKKDVGERLALAAQKIAYSNKKIVHSGPIYKSMKINDNSVILSFENVGSGLMTKDGKELKYFAIAGEDGKYVWASAKIENNKVIVWNDEVKNPKFVRYAWANNPEGANLYNKEGLPASPFQAGK from the coding sequence ATGCTATTAGCATCATTTTTAATGTTTGATCAGTCCAACGCGCAGATATCATTACCAAAATTAATAAGTGATGGAATGGTACTGCAGAGGGATGTAAAACTAACAATATGGGGCTGGGCTTCCTCCGGGGAGAAAGTTGAAATTGATTTTCTTAATAAGAAATATTCGAGCGTGACTGATAAGAATGGTAATTGGAGTATCACAATTCCAAAATTGAAGAGTGGTGGACCATTCGATATGGTCATTAAAGGTAAAAATGAAATCGTGATAAAAAATATTTTGATTGGTGATGTTTGGGTTTGCGGGGGACAATCAAATATGCAGACAAATATGGAACGGATTCGCGATTTATATGAAAGTGAAGTATCAAGTGCAAGCAATGAAAAGATTAGACAATTTATAGTTCCACAGAAATATGATTTTAACCAACCTCGAAAAGATATAAGCGGAGGAAACTGGATCTCTGTTTCACCAAGCACAATTCAAAACTTTAGCGGAGTAGCCTACTTTTTTGCTAAAAAATTGTTTGAAAGATATGGAGTACCTATTGGATTAATAAATACCGCTATCGGGGGAACTCCGGCAGAAGCCTGGGTTAGTGAAGAAACACTTAAAAATTTCCCAACTCATCTTGAGATTCTCAATGAATTTAAAAATGAAAAATTTGTTAATGAAATAATTAGCAATAATGAAAAAATCAGCCGTGAATGGATTTCTAATTTGAACAAAATTGATTTGGGATATGCTTCACAAAGAGATGATAGTTTGGATTTTTTCGAAAACATAAATAATTGGGGTGAGATTAATATCCCCGGATTTTGGGATGAGCAGGGGGTTGGGAAAATTAATGGTTCAGTTTGGTTCATAAAATCGTTTGCGGTGCCTAAATCTATGTTAGGGAAAGAATTAAAACTTTACTTAGGAAGAATTGTTGATAGCGATTCAACATTTATTAATAGCAAATTTGTAGGATCGGTTTCATATCAATATCCGCCAAGAAAATACAAAATACCTGCTGGTTTATTGCATGAAGAAAATAATGAAATTGTGGTTAGGGTAGTGAATAATATAGGACGAGGTGGATTTATAAAAGATAAACCTTATTATATAACCGATGGTGAACAAAAATTGGATTTAAGCGGTGAATGGAAATATAAAGTAGGCGCAATTGTGAATCCTCACCCTCCAACAATTACTGTGCATTACAAACCGACCGGTTTATATAATGGAATGGTTGCCCCTCTATTTAATTATTCTATTAAAGGTGTAATCTGGTATCAAGGGGAATCGAATACCGGAAAAGCAATAGAATACCAGTCTTTGATGCCGGCGCTTATCAACGATTGGCGGAAAAATTGGAAGAATAAAAACTTACCGTTTCTCTATGTTCAGCTTCCCAATTTTATGGAAACAAATAGCGAACCGGTGGAAAGCCAATGGGCTGAACTTCGGGATGCCCAACTTAAAACTTTATCAGTACCAAATACAGGAATGGCCGTAGCTATTGACCTAGGGGAGTGGAATGATATTCATCCTTTCAATAAAAAAGATGTAGGTGAACGACTCGCCCTAGCGGCGCAAAAAATTGCATATAGCAATAAAAAAATTGTTCACTCGGGTCCAATATATAAATCAATGAAAATAAACGACAATTCTGTAATCCTTTCATTTGAAAATGTTGGAAGCGGACTAATGACGAAAGATGGGAAAGAACTAAAATATTTTGCGATTGCAGGTGAAGATGGGAAATATGTTTGGGCGAGTGCAAAGATTGAAAATAATAAAGTTATAGTTTGGAATGATGAGGTGAAAAATCCAAAATTCGTTCGTTATGCATGGGCTAATAATCCCGAGGGGGCTAATCTTTATAATAAGGAGGGACTCCCCGCATCACCATTTCAAGCGGGAAAATAA